The Streptomyces sp. NBC_00224 genome has a window encoding:
- the ccrA gene encoding crotonyl-CoA carboxylase/reductase gives MKEILDAIQSQDSTAADIAALPIPESYRAITVHKDETEMFAGLATRDKDPRKSLHLDEVPVPELGPGEALVAVMASSVNYNSVWTSIFEPLSTFGFLERYGKLSELTKRHDLPYHVIGSDLAGVVLRTGPGVNAWKPGDEVVAHCLSVELESSDGHNDTMLDPEQRIWGFETNFGGLAEIALVKSNQLMPKPDHLSWEEAAAPGLVNSTAYRQLVSRNGAGMKQGDNVLIWGASGGLGSYATQFALAGGATPICVVSSPEKAEICRAMGAEAVIDRNAEGYKFWKDEHTQDPREWKRFGKRIRELTGGEDVDIVFEHPGRETFGASVYVTRKGGTIVTCASTSGFNHEYDNRYLWMSLKKIVGSHFANYREAWEANRLVAKGKIHPTLSKVYSLEETGQAAYDVHRNLHQGKVGVLALAPREGLGVRDHELRAQHLDAINRFRNI, from the coding sequence GTGAAGGAAATCCTGGACGCGATTCAGTCGCAGGACAGTACGGCCGCAGACATCGCGGCCCTGCCCATCCCCGAGTCGTACCGCGCGATCACCGTGCACAAGGACGAGACGGAGATGTTCGCCGGGCTCGCCACCCGGGACAAGGACCCGCGCAAGTCGCTGCACCTCGACGAGGTGCCGGTCCCCGAACTCGGCCCCGGCGAGGCCCTGGTGGCCGTCATGGCCTCCTCGGTCAACTACAACTCGGTGTGGACGTCGATCTTCGAGCCGCTCTCGACGTTCGGCTTCCTGGAGCGCTACGGCAAGCTCAGCGAGCTGACCAAGCGCCACGACCTGCCGTACCACGTGATCGGTTCGGACCTGGCGGGCGTGGTCCTGCGCACCGGCCCGGGCGTGAACGCGTGGAAGCCCGGCGACGAGGTCGTGGCGCACTGTCTGTCGGTGGAGCTGGAGTCCTCCGACGGCCACAACGACACGATGCTCGACCCCGAGCAGCGCATCTGGGGCTTCGAGACCAACTTCGGCGGCCTCGCCGAGATCGCGCTGGTCAAGTCGAACCAGCTGATGCCCAAGCCGGACCACCTGAGCTGGGAAGAGGCCGCGGCCCCCGGTCTGGTGAACTCCACCGCCTACCGTCAGCTCGTCTCCCGCAACGGCGCCGGGATGAAGCAGGGCGACAACGTCCTGATCTGGGGCGCCAGCGGCGGACTCGGCTCGTACGCCACCCAGTTCGCACTCGCGGGCGGTGCCACGCCGATCTGTGTCGTCTCCAGTCCGGAGAAGGCGGAGATCTGCCGGGCGATGGGCGCCGAGGCGGTCATCGACCGCAACGCCGAGGGCTACAAGTTCTGGAAGGACGAGCACACCCAGGACCCGCGCGAGTGGAAGCGCTTCGGCAAGCGCATCCGCGAGCTCACCGGCGGCGAGGACGTCGACATCGTCTTCGAGCACCCGGGCCGCGAGACCTTCGGCGCCTCCGTGTACGTCACCCGCAAGGGCGGCACCATCGTCACCTGCGCCTCCACCTCGGGCTTCAACCACGAGTACGACAACCGCTACCTGTGGATGAGCCTGAAGAAGATCGTCGGCTCGCACTTCGCCAACTACCGCGAAGCCTGGGAAGCCAACCGCCTCGTCGCCAAGGGCAAGATCCACCCCACCCTCTCCAAGGTCTACAGCCTGGAGGAGACCGGGCAGGCCGCCTACGACGTCCACCGCAACCTCCACCAGGGCAAGGTCGGCGTCCT
- a CDS encoding TetR family transcriptional regulator: protein MPQPAASSKRPTRTSATSDAPESAAGSRAAAQRLKMRRELAAAAMELFSAKGYEATTVDEIAARAGVARRTFFRHFRSKEEAIFPDHDDTLVRAEAVLNAAPPHEHPLDTVCRGIKEVMKMYASSPSVSVARYKLTREVPTLREAEIASVARYERLFTRYLLGHFDEKDHHAGNDDPLLAEVAASAVVTAHNHVLRRWLRAGGQGDVETQLDHAFAIVRDTFGSGIGAGRTAEPKPPAASVSTSDEVLVAVARTDAPLDEIMQSIKKALRQR, encoded by the coding sequence ATGCCCCAGCCCGCTGCCTCATCGAAACGGCCGACCCGAACGTCCGCCACGTCCGACGCCCCGGAAAGTGCCGCCGGCAGCCGCGCGGCCGCCCAGCGGCTCAAAATGCGCCGCGAGCTGGCGGCCGCGGCAATGGAGCTCTTCTCGGCCAAGGGGTACGAGGCCACCACGGTCGACGAGATCGCGGCCCGCGCCGGGGTCGCCCGCCGCACCTTCTTCCGCCACTTCCGCTCCAAGGAAGAGGCGATCTTCCCCGACCACGACGACACCCTCGTACGGGCCGAGGCGGTGCTCAACGCCGCGCCCCCGCACGAGCATCCGCTGGACACGGTGTGCCGGGGGATCAAGGAGGTCATGAAGATGTACGCCTCCTCCCCCTCGGTCTCCGTGGCGCGCTACAAGCTGACCCGTGAGGTGCCCACCCTGCGGGAGGCCGAGATCGCCTCGGTGGCCCGCTACGAGCGGCTCTTCACGCGCTATCTGCTCGGTCACTTCGACGAGAAGGACCACCACGCCGGGAACGACGATCCGCTGCTCGCGGAGGTGGCCGCCTCCGCGGTCGTCACCGCGCACAACCACGTGCTGCGGCGCTGGCTGCGGGCGGGCGGCCAGGGCGATGTGGAGACCCAGCTCGACCACGCCTTCGCGATCGTCCGGGACACCTTCGGCTCCGGGATCGGGGCGGGGCGCACCGCCGAGCCGAAGCCCCCCGCCGCGTCCGTCTCCACCAGCGACGAGGTGCTGGTCGCGGTGGCGCGTACGGACGCGCCGCTGGACGAGATCATGCAGTCGATCAAGAAGGCGCTCCGGCAGCGCTGA
- a CDS encoding 3-hydroxyacyl-CoA dehydrogenase family protein — MDTPLNTVAVVGLGTMGTGIADVLTRAGREVIGIDISEQAAHRAVASLEASTARAVARERITEEERRDILARFRTFTDLQAAADADLVIEVVPESYELKQQVFAALDAIVAPTAILATGTNALSVTRLAAESTHPERVLGLHFFNPAPAMKLVEVVSSVLTAPPAVEAVTRLALDLGKEPVAVGDRPGFVADGLLFGYLNQAAAMYESKYASREDIDAAMKLGCGLPMGPLELLDLIGIDTARTVLEAMYTDSQDRLHAPAPILGQLAEAGLTGRKAGRGFYTYEGPGSSVVVPDAQTRATAAGTSAGREIRSVGVAGSGTMASGIAEVFAKAGYAVVLAARGLEKAETAKSRIAKSLSRSVDKGRMTAEARDETLARITPAGALEAFAEVDLAVEAVAEDLGVKQQLFASLDKICKPGAVLATTTSSLPVVACARATSRPQDVIGMHFFNPAPAMKLVEVVRTVLTSDEVHATVREVTAKIRKHPVDCGDRAGFIVNALLFPYLNNAIKMVQEHYATLDDIDAAMRLGGGYPMGPFELLDVVGLDVSLAIEKVLHAEFRDPGLAPAPLLEHLVAAGCLGRKTGRGFREYARR, encoded by the coding sequence ATCACCGAGGAGGAGCGGCGCGACATCCTCGCCCGGTTCCGTACCTTCACCGACCTCCAGGCGGCGGCCGACGCCGACCTGGTCATCGAGGTCGTGCCGGAGTCGTACGAGCTCAAGCAGCAGGTGTTCGCCGCGCTCGACGCCATCGTCGCGCCCACCGCGATCCTGGCGACCGGCACCAACGCCCTCTCCGTGACCCGGCTCGCCGCCGAGTCGACGCACCCCGAGCGCGTCCTGGGCCTGCACTTCTTCAACCCGGCCCCGGCGATGAAGCTCGTCGAGGTGGTCTCCTCGGTGCTGACCGCGCCGCCCGCCGTGGAGGCGGTCACCCGGCTCGCCCTCGACCTCGGCAAGGAGCCGGTCGCGGTCGGCGACCGCCCGGGCTTCGTCGCGGACGGGCTGCTCTTCGGCTACCTCAACCAGGCCGCCGCGATGTACGAGTCGAAGTACGCCTCCCGCGAGGACATCGACGCGGCCATGAAGCTGGGCTGCGGACTGCCGATGGGCCCCCTGGAGCTGCTCGACCTGATCGGCATCGACACCGCCCGCACGGTCCTGGAGGCGATGTACACCGACTCGCAGGACCGGCTGCACGCCCCCGCGCCCATCCTCGGCCAGCTCGCGGAGGCGGGCCTGACCGGCCGCAAGGCGGGCCGCGGCTTCTACACGTACGAGGGCCCGGGCAGCTCGGTCGTGGTGCCGGACGCGCAGACCCGCGCCACGGCGGCGGGCACGAGCGCGGGCCGCGAGATCCGCTCGGTCGGCGTGGCCGGGTCCGGGACCATGGCCTCGGGCATCGCGGAGGTCTTCGCCAAGGCCGGGTACGCCGTGGTGCTCGCCGCGCGCGGCCTGGAGAAGGCCGAGACCGCCAAGTCCCGTATCGCCAAGTCCCTTTCGCGCTCTGTCGACAAGGGCCGGATGACGGCCGAGGCCCGCGACGAGACGCTCGCCCGCATCACCCCGGCCGGTGCCCTTGAGGCCTTCGCCGAGGTGGACCTGGCCGTCGAGGCGGTGGCCGAGGACCTGGGGGTCAAGCAGCAGCTGTTCGCGTCCCTGGACAAGATCTGCAAGCCGGGCGCGGTGCTTGCCACCACCACCTCCTCGCTGCCGGTCGTCGCCTGCGCCCGCGCCACCTCGCGCCCGCAGGACGTCATCGGGATGCACTTCTTCAACCCGGCGCCCGCGATGAAGCTGGTCGAGGTGGTCCGCACGGTCCTGACCTCGGACGAGGTGCACGCCACCGTCCGCGAGGTCACCGCGAAGATCCGCAAGCACCCGGTGGACTGCGGGGACCGGGCCGGGTTCATCGTGAACGCGCTGCTCTTCCCGTACCTCAACAACGCGATCAAGATGGTCCAGGAGCACTACGCCACGCTCGACGACATCGACGCGGCGATGCGGCTCGGCGGCGGCTACCCGATGGGGCCGTTCGAACTCCTCGACGTGGTCGGCCTCGACGTCTCCCTGGCCATCGAGAAGGTGCTGCACGCCGAGTTCCGCGACCCGGGACTCGCACCCGCCCCGCTCCTGGAGCACCTGGTCGCGGCCGGGTGCCTGGGCCGCAAGACGGGTCGTGGATTCCGCGAGTATGCCCGCCGCTGA